Proteins from one Dama dama isolate Ldn47 chromosome 12, ASM3311817v1, whole genome shotgun sequence genomic window:
- the MED6 gene encoding mediator of RNA polymerase II transcription subunit 6, with the protein MAAVDIRDNLLGISWVDSSWIPILNSGSVLDYFSERSNPFYDRTCNNEVVKMQRLTLEHLNQMVGVEYILLHAQEPILFIIRKQQRQSPTQVIPLADYYIIAGVIYQAPDLGSVINSRVLTAVHGIQSAFDEAMSYCRYHPSKGYWWHFRDHEEQDKVKPKVKRKEEPSSIFQRQRVDALLLDLRQKFPPKFVQQKSGEKPVPVDQTKKEAEPLPETVKSEEKETAKNVQQTVGTKGPPEKRMRLQ; encoded by the exons ATGGCGGCGGTGGATATCCGAG atAATCTGCTGGGAATCTCTTGGGTTGACAGTTCCTGGATCCCTATTTTGAACAGTGGAAGTGTCCTggattatttttcagaaagaagtAATCCTTTTTATGACAGGACATGTAATAACGAAGTGGTCAAAATGCAGAGGCTAACTTTAGAGCACTTAAA TCAGATGGTTGGAGTGGAATACATCCTTTTACACGCTCAAGAGCCCATTCTTTTTATCATTCGGAAGCAACAGCGGCAGTCCCCTACTCAAG TTATCCCACTGGCTGATTACTATATTATTGCTGGAGTGATCTATCAGGCACCAGACTTGGGGTCAGTTATAAACTCTAGAGTG CTTACTGCAGTGCATGGCATTCAGTCAGCTTTTGATGAGGCTATGTCATACTGTCGATACCACCCTTCCAAAGGGTATTGGTGGCACTTCAGAGATCACGAAGAGCAAG ATAAAGTCAAACCTAAagtcaaaaggaaagaagaaccaAGCTCTATTTTCCAGAGACAGCGTGTGGATGCTTTACTCCTAGATCTTAGACAAAAATTTCCACCCAAATTTGTGCAG CAAAAGTCTGGAGAAAAGCCTGTCCCAG TGGATCAGACAAAGAAAGAGGCAGAACCTCTACCAGAGACTGTAAAATCTGAGGAGAAGGAGACTGCAAAGAATGTGCAACAGACAGTGGGCACTAAAGGCCCACCTGAAAAACGAATGAGACTTCAGTGA